A single Populus nigra chromosome 13, ddPopNigr1.1, whole genome shotgun sequence DNA region contains:
- the LOC133671457 gene encoding mitogen-activated protein kinase kinase kinase 1b-like encodes MSGLKIDEFSRAKMDAIAKELVEEKSLAYSGLLELETGLVQTSRPVIEAAAHSVGYGAPYIGGVSGLTENIPQTILKKLDSPIQNEEIGGAAVFSKPDYNDSVLQCLEEIARGNHYNDVNSLALKISRRRLAITNWERGGLIGKGSFGSVYEGSDEKGSFFAVKEVSLGNKKSLGLLRNEIAILKRLDHENIIQYYGTDRDEEMLYMFLELVSRGTLEQAYKNCPFKESQVSHYTRQILEGLKYLHGCNVIHRDLKCANILVTEFGNIKLADFGLSKFMEDGQSLKPGLVSLLWMAPEVANPKSGGYDFRADTWSLGCTVVEMLTRKYPQYNVRSTFFALERAIRKGTGPIIPDSLSQTSKDFIKKCLQPDPSMRPTAAELLVHPFVNESSCTQPDLSELLFGEQYESVN; translated from the exons ATGTCAGGACTCAAGATTGACGAGTTCTCGAGGGCGAAGATGGATGCAATAGCAAAAGAGCTGGTGGAGGAGAAATCGTTGGCCTATTCAGGGCTTCTAGAA CTTGAAACAGGGTTGGTACAAACCTCGAGGCCGGTTATTGAGGCAGCGGCCCATTCTGTTGGATATGGTGCTCCATATATCGG TGGAGTGTCAGGATTAACAGAAAATATTCCTCAAACAATACTGAAAAAGCTAGACAGTCCAATTCAGAATGAGGAGATTGGAG GTGCTGCTGTTTTCAGCAAACCAGATTATAATGACTCTGTTTTACAGTGTCTAGAGGAAATTGCAAGGGGCAATCACTACAATGATGTTAATTCTCTTGCACTGAAG ATTAGTAGACGAAGACTTGCAATTACAAATTGGGAAAGGGGTGGTCTTATTGGAAAAGGTTCATTCGGATCAGTATACGAAGGATCTGATGAAAAGGGATCATTTTTTGCTGTGAAGGAAGTTTCGcttggtaataaaaaaagtcTAGGCCTTCTCCGGAACGAGATTGCTATATTGAAACGCTTGGATCATGAAAACATAATTCAGTATTATGGAACAGACAGGGATGAAGAAATGCTTTATATGTTTCTAGAGCTTGTAAGTCGTGGCACCCTTGAACAAGCATATAAGAATTGCCCTTTCAAGGAATCCCAAGTTTCTCATTATACTCGACAGATATTGGAAGGTCTGAAGTATCTTCATGGTTGTAATGTGATTCATAGAGATCTTAAATGTGCAAACATACTGGTGACCGAATTTGGAAACATAAAACTTGCTGATTTTGGTCTGTCTAAATTTATGGAAGATGGTCAGTCTTTGAAGCCAGGCTTGGTAAGTTTATTATGGATGGCTCCGGAGGTTGCTAATCCTAAAAGTGGCGGGTATGATTTTCGAGCTGATACATGGAGCCTTGGATGCACTGTGGTGGAAATGCTGACCCGAAAGTATCCACAGTATAATGTTAGGAGTACCTTCTTTGCCTTAGAACGTGCCATTAGAAAGGGCACAGGACCTATCATTCCTGATTCTCTCTCACAAACTTCGAAGGACTTCATCAAAAAATGCCTGCAGCCAGATCCAAGCATGCGTCCAACTGCTGCCGAGCTTTTAGTTCATCCTTTCGTGAATGAATCATCTTGCACCCAACCTGATCTTAGCGAATTGCTGTTCGGTGAACAATATGAAAGTGTAAACTGA